ATTTGTGAAAATAGTATATAACCATAATATGTGAAAATCCATCTAAATCACGTAAGCCTTCCACATACCTAGCATCTATCTCTAATCTTCCTTTATTAGCCTTGTTACCTGATGGTTGAATTGGCATATCTTCTAGCTTCTTAAAGTCACTATGTATTTTCCCTATAGGTTTAAAAGAAATTGCTTCTTCCATAGTTTAGCCTCCTGTACATTAACAATTATAGTAATTTTATGGAACTCTTCTACCATTTGACGCTTCTAATATTTCAAACCATTGTTGTCTATCTAATTTAATATCCAATGACTCAACAGCTCTTTTTACCCTACTTATCTTTCCAGAACCTACAATAGGTATTATTTTAGCTGGATGGTTTAACAGCCAAGCATACATAATCTTATCAATACCATCTACATTTAACTCATCTGCAATTTTTTCTAATACATTTCTAAGCCTAACTGATTTCTCATCCTCTGAAGTAAAAACTTTTCCTCCAGCTAAAGGCGACCATGCTAAAGGCGGTATTCTCTTTTCTAAGCATAAATCTATTGTCCCGTTTCTAAAGTTTTCATATTGCATAACAGATATTTCTATCTGATTAGTTACAAGTGGCATATCTAAATATGAACTCAACATATTAAATTGTGAAGGAGTAAAATTTGAAACACCAAAATTTCTTACTTTTCCATCCCTATATAATGTGTTAAATGCTTCTGCAACTTCCTCAGGATTCATAAATGGGTCTGGTCTATGAATCAACAATAAATCTATGTAATCAGTTCTTAAGTTTTTCAATGAATTATTTACAGAATTTATTATATGCTCTTTACTTGTATCATAATGTTTTACCCTATGTTCTGGTCTATTAGGTGAAATTATTTTAATACCGCACTTAGTAATAATCTCCATTTTATCTCTAAGCTGTGGTTTCAATTCTAAAGCTTCTCCGAAAAGCTCTTCACATATATAGCCTCCATATATATCAGCGTGGTCAAAGGATGTTATACCCATATCTATACATTGCTCAATAAAGTTTAATCTTTCTTCCTTTGACATATTCCAATCTGATAATCTCATAAATCCCTGTACAATTCTTGAAAGTTTTAATGTATCGCTTAATCTTATTTTTTCCACAGTTCTCCCTCCCTTAAGTTAGTTACATTCTCCATTTTATTATATCATCCTATTCTAAGAAATTAGAACCTATAATTTCAAAGTTACACCATACTTTTTTAGCCACTCTTTTCTTTCCTTATAATCTGGAATTACAGATTCAACAAGCTTCCAAAACTCTTTTGAATGGTTCATATGAATAAGGTGACATAGTTCATGTACCACAACATAAT
Above is a window of Caldisalinibacter kiritimatiensis DNA encoding:
- a CDS encoding aldo/keto reductase, with amino-acid sequence MEKIRLSDTLKLSRIVQGFMRLSDWNMSKEERLNFIEQCIDMGITSFDHADIYGGYICEELFGEALELKPQLRDKMEIITKCGIKIISPNRPEHRVKHYDTSKEHIINSVNNSLKNLRTDYIDLLLIHRPDPFMNPEEVAEAFNTLYRDGKVRNFGVSNFTPSQFNMLSSYLDMPLVTNQIEISVMQYENFRNGTIDLCLEKRIPPLAWSPLAGGKVFTSEDEKSVRLRNVLEKIADELNVDGIDKIMYAWLLNHPAKIIPIVGSGKISRVKRAVESLDIKLDRQQWFEILEASNGRRVP